One region of Planctomycetota bacterium genomic DNA includes:
- a CDS encoding metallophosphoesterase: protein MFLLIVLSIFFGMNYFAYSRVANGLTFSGNFRRALQISMLAFTLLFILGEVLSRRTDFFLAKAVLGAGSIWVGLVVMAFTFLVLADIGRLFLHSPLQRYWLTISALILLVLTGSYSIYNVARFPRLKTIHIKVDELRLPKSVPSFTIVQLSDLHLHKLRSKAWLEGIVEETNRQNPDLIVITGDLVDSDICKPPLGRASPSGGGTDFCSVLRRLRAKYGVFAVTGNHDFYAGIDTFMNAAKESGITVLRNNNVKLNDFIQLVGVDDNTGKSFGESGCDLASALKTPNVIGKGKLVILLSHQPDIFDEAIKNGVNLQLSGHTHAGQIPPVDILVQLNFKYPCGFYTVNSSHLYTTSGTGFWGPPMRLFSRCEIVKIVIEH, encoded by the coding sequence ATGTTCCTTCTTATCGTCTTAAGTATCTTCTTCGGGATGAATTATTTCGCCTACTCCCGCGTGGCAAACGGGTTAACGTTTTCGGGTAACTTCCGCCGGGCGCTTCAGATTTCCATGCTTGCCTTTACCCTGTTATTTATCTTAGGAGAAGTCTTGAGCCGTCGGACGGATTTCTTTCTTGCCAAAGCGGTTCTTGGCGCGGGAAGCATCTGGGTCGGGTTGGTCGTCATGGCGTTTACGTTTCTGGTGCTCGCGGATATCGGCAGGCTTTTCCTGCATTCACCTCTCCAAAGATATTGGCTGACCATCTCTGCGCTGATTCTCTTGGTTCTTACCGGCAGTTATTCCATCTATAACGTCGCCCGTTTCCCAAGACTGAAGACTATACATATAAAGGTAGACGAATTGAGATTACCTAAATCCGTGCCGTCGTTTACCATCGTCCAACTTTCGGATTTGCATCTTCATAAACTGCGCTCGAAGGCGTGGCTGGAAGGGATAGTGGAGGAGACCAACCGCCAGAATCCGGATTTAATCGTGATTACCGGCGACCTGGTAGACTCAGATATATGTAAGCCGCCATTAGGGCGAGCCTCGCCTTCGGGCGGGGGAACCGATTTCTGCTCCGTATTAAGGCGTTTACGCGCGAAATACGGCGTCTTTGCCGTTACAGGCAACCACGATTTCTATGCCGGGATTGATACCTTTATGAATGCCGCCAAGGAGTCCGGAATCACCGTCTTACGGAATAATAATGTAAAGCTGAATGATTTCATCCAACTGGTCGGGGTGGATGACAATACCGGAAAGAGTTTCGGAGAAAGCGGTTGCGATTTGGCATCCGCGCTTAAGACACCGAATGTGATAGGCAAAGGCAAGCTCGTTATTCTGCTATCACACCAGCCGGATATATTCGATGAAGCGATTAAGAACGGAGTGAATCTCCAGCTTTCGGGACATACCCACGCCGGACAGATTCCTCCGGTGGATATCCTGGTGCAGTTAAACTTCAAGTATCCATGTGGATTCTATACTGTAAATTCCTCTCACCTATACACCACTTCCGGAACAGGTTTTTGGGGACCGCCGATGCGGCTCTTTTCCAGGTGCGAGATAGTGAAGATAGTGATAGAGCATTAG